Proteins from a single region of Neomonachus schauinslandi chromosome 10, ASM220157v2, whole genome shotgun sequence:
- the LOC123326038 gene encoding ragulator complex protein LAMTOR5-like has protein sequence MGSAVQRTSNLNQTVGRIEVTLEQHLEDTIKNLSIVGVLCMDSQGPNLGCCGTPSSEARWGDFCLAQQAAKLTSDPTYFPVVSVESANGNIRIQKYDGITVAVQKMAS, from the exons ATGGGGAGTGCTGTTCAAAGGACATCAAATCTCAATCag ACAGTGGGCAGGATAGAGGTGACCTTGGAGCAGCACTTGGAGGACACAATCAAGAATCTATCCATTGTTGGAGTCCTGTGCATGGATTCACAAGGACCTAATCTGGGCTGCTGTGGGACCCCATCAAGTGAAGCACGCTGGGGGGATTTCTGCCTAGCCCAGCAAGCTGCTAAGCTAACCTCAGACCCCACTTATTTTCCTGTGGTGTCTGTAGAATCAGCTAACGGGAACATTAGGATCCAGAAATATGATGGCATCACTGTGGCAGTGCAGAAAATGGCCTCTTGA